In Nitrospira sp., a single genomic region encodes these proteins:
- a CDS encoding ABC transporter ATP-binding protein, producing MAAEIIVEVTKTFPGRTSIRASFRYPVESSTVLILFGPSGSGKTTILRSVAGLEWPEEGTIQFVSRTWLDTGSHVKVSPQDRHIGYMAQDYALFPNYSVAGNIAYGLGELTPVERTKRVQDMVELFHLTGLEEARPRELSGGQQQRVALARAVAPRPQLLLLDEPLSALDAPTRAQLRGELRGLLKQLALPSIIVTHDWAEALTLGDVMAVMHEGTILQVGTPQEVFSRPANADVARVVGVETVVQGTLVDAHEGLATVRVGEISLTAVAAENVGSDVFVCIRAEDVTLEPADAGLTSARNHLQGTVGAIASLGALARVTIECGFPLVAVITRSALTELGLTVGAPVRAAFKAGSVHLISRQ from the coding sequence ATGGCCGCAGAAATAATCGTCGAGGTGACGAAGACCTTTCCCGGGCGAACGTCTATTCGTGCCAGCTTCCGCTATCCGGTTGAGTCCTCGACGGTGTTGATCCTGTTTGGGCCGTCCGGGTCCGGCAAGACGACGATTTTGCGTTCTGTGGCAGGTCTGGAATGGCCCGAAGAAGGGACGATACAGTTTGTCTCAAGAACCTGGCTGGATACGGGATCGCACGTCAAAGTATCGCCGCAGGACCGGCATATCGGTTATATGGCGCAGGACTATGCGCTGTTTCCCAATTATTCGGTTGCCGGCAACATTGCCTATGGATTGGGAGAGCTTACGCCTGTCGAACGAACGAAGCGTGTGCAGGACATGGTGGAGCTGTTTCATCTGACGGGATTGGAGGAAGCCAGGCCGCGCGAATTGTCCGGCGGACAGCAGCAGCGTGTGGCGCTGGCTCGCGCCGTCGCGCCCCGGCCGCAGTTGCTGTTGCTGGATGAACCGCTCTCCGCGTTGGATGCGCCGACTCGCGCACAACTGCGTGGAGAACTCAGAGGGCTCCTGAAGCAATTGGCACTCCCCTCAATCATTGTGACGCATGATTGGGCCGAAGCGCTGACGCTGGGCGATGTCATGGCCGTGATGCATGAGGGGACGATTCTGCAAGTGGGCACGCCCCAGGAGGTGTTCAGCCGTCCGGCCAATGCGGACGTTGCGAGAGTGGTCGGCGTTGAAACGGTGGTGCAGGGAACGCTGGTTGATGCGCATGAAGGTCTGGCGACGGTGCGAGTGGGAGAAATCTCTCTCACGGCGGTGGCCGCCGAGAATGTTGGCTCCGACGTGTTCGTCTGTATCAGGGCAGAGGATGTGACGCTCGAACCGGCGGACGCCGGGCTCACCAGTGCGCGGAATCATCTCCAGGGAACCGTGGGTGCCATTGCCTCGCTCGGAGCCCTGGCGCGGGTCACGATCGAATGCGGGTTTCCGCTCGTCGCAGTCATTACGCGATCGGCGCTGACAGAGCTGGGATTGACTGTCGGAGCACCGGTCCGAGCGGCATTCAAAGCCGGTTCCGTGCATCTGATTTCGCGCCAATGA
- a CDS encoding putative collagen-binding domain-containing protein, giving the protein MIIRVGVLVCLLLSAMPAQASLSVSATNPRWIVNSTTGKAVYFSSIGGGPEGSLQFNATFRGLQDIQRAAPVTTDFTAALASVRGAGLNHMRLWQLEQRAWASAAHFKDGTYLRVPIDQLPYLLTGSRIDRTTGVSVAVGVYDLSRFSQDYFDRMRSRVQEALAAGVYPSVMLFSSGHLEYDDYSIGHPYQAANNANGIDADMNGNGKVEETMTLVNPRITAFQDEYICKFVDTFKDIGGVMFEVTNEVQGRGSEDWQSHVMDQIRECERQKGSVRHLVMQSAYDFGHRTDNDYLFNNPRPDIVMPTCTSDGTNYETNPPASPAEKPIRWYDTDHVGLRCSTIGADVPWRNFTRAVYFGFLNERETEAVGAQVRAAQAQTIDWANTRIVNLLGMVPETGTSICESGYCLYNPDGSEFLMYLPSAERKYIDLSSWTGQYSVQFFNPADGTTTNAAEVQSKGSRLFAPPWNGAAVVYLKRTQSSQ; this is encoded by the coding sequence ATGATAATCAGAGTTGGAGTATTGGTGTGTCTGCTGCTCTCGGCCATGCCTGCACAGGCAAGCCTCTCGGTCTCCGCGACCAATCCACGGTGGATTGTGAACAGTACCACGGGGAAGGCCGTCTACTTTTCCAGTATTGGGGGAGGGCCTGAGGGGAGCCTTCAATTCAATGCAACCTTTCGAGGGCTGCAAGATATTCAGCGTGCGGCGCCGGTCACAACCGACTTCACGGCGGCTCTGGCTTCTGTGAGGGGGGCTGGCCTGAACCACATGCGCCTGTGGCAATTGGAGCAGCGGGCCTGGGCGTCAGCGGCTCACTTCAAAGACGGGACCTACCTTCGGGTCCCGATCGATCAGTTGCCGTATCTTCTGACTGGCTCGCGGATCGACAGAACCACGGGCGTCTCCGTCGCAGTCGGTGTCTATGACTTGAGTCGATTCAGTCAGGACTACTTCGACCGCATGCGGAGCCGAGTTCAAGAGGCGTTGGCCGCAGGGGTCTATCCCTCGGTCATGCTGTTTTCCAGCGGTCACCTGGAATACGACGACTATTCCATTGGCCATCCGTATCAAGCGGCCAATAATGCCAATGGAATCGATGCGGATATGAATGGGAATGGCAAAGTGGAAGAGACGATGACATTGGTCAATCCGAGGATCACGGCTTTTCAAGACGAGTACATTTGCAAATTCGTGGACACCTTCAAGGACATCGGGGGCGTGATGTTTGAGGTGACGAATGAGGTGCAGGGGCGCGGCTCCGAGGACTGGCAGAGTCATGTGATGGACCAGATCCGTGAATGTGAGCGACAAAAGGGCAGTGTGCGGCATCTGGTGATGCAGAGTGCGTACGACTTCGGACACCGAACCGACAATGATTATCTGTTCAACAATCCACGGCCTGATATTGTGATGCCGACTTGCACCAGTGATGGCACTAACTACGAGACGAATCCGCCGGCCAGTCCCGCCGAGAAACCGATTCGCTGGTATGACACGGATCACGTCGGACTGAGGTGTTCTACGATCGGCGCGGATGTGCCATGGCGGAACTTCACGCGGGCGGTCTATTTCGGCTTCCTGAACGAACGTGAAACGGAAGCCGTCGGCGCACAGGTTCGCGCCGCGCAAGCGCAAACGATCGATTGGGCCAATACCAGAATCGTCAATCTCCTCGGCATGGTACCGGAAACCGGCACGTCCATCTGCGAGTCCGGCTATTGCCTCTACAATCCCGACGGCTCCGAGTTCTTGATGTACTTGCCGAGTGCGGAGAGAAAGTATATTGACCTCTCTTCATGGACTGGCCAATACAGTGTGCAGTTTTTCAATCCGGCTGATGGCACCACGACAAATGCCGCCGAGGTACAGAGCAAGGGCTCGCGTTTGTTCGCTCCTCCATGGAATGGAGCGGCAGTCGTCTATTTGAAGCGCACGCAGAGTAGTCAGTAG
- a CDS encoding YaeQ family protein encodes MAPNATIFKATLHIADMDRHYYEDHTVTLARHPSETDERMMVRLLAFARHAHDTLRFGRGIGSEGEPALWQKDLTGAIDLWIEVGEPDEKIIRQACGRATRVVVYSYGGRGADRWWEKTGTTLSRCTNLTVVNIPQDESRAMAHLAQRSMDLHCSIQDGQILMGDGTTAVQIELVTLHPAAI; translated from the coding sequence ATGGCCCCCAACGCCACCATCTTCAAAGCCACCCTGCATATCGCCGACATGGATCGCCACTACTATGAGGATCACACCGTCACGTTGGCTCGCCATCCGTCTGAGACCGATGAACGCATGATGGTGAGATTGCTGGCTTTCGCACGACACGCACACGACACCCTTCGGTTCGGTCGCGGCATCGGCAGTGAAGGCGAGCCGGCCCTATGGCAAAAAGATCTCACGGGCGCGATCGACCTCTGGATTGAAGTGGGTGAGCCCGATGAAAAGATCATACGACAGGCCTGCGGTCGCGCAACCCGGGTCGTCGTCTATTCCTACGGCGGCAGAGGAGCCGATCGGTGGTGGGAGAAGACCGGCACTACCCTCTCTCGTTGCACGAATTTGACCGTGGTCAATATCCCGCAAGATGAAAGCCGCGCAATGGCACACCTTGCGCAACGCAGCATGGATCTCCATTGCTCTATCCAGGACGGACAGATCTTGATGGGCGATGGCACCACTGCCGTACAGATCGAGCTTGTCACCCTTCATCCGGCCGCAATCTGA
- a CDS encoding translation initiation factor translates to MKDKKRIPTDGEPIQWKSPFAALGKIALPPATAEQSPPTQAEPAPNKHRGRVDIIRQTAHRGGKTVTVVTGFVGISQAEKERLAKNIQTACGTGGTVKEGRIEIQGDQRELIARILTDAGFRPVFAGG, encoded by the coding sequence ATGAAAGACAAGAAGCGCATCCCCACAGACGGAGAACCAATCCAATGGAAGAGTCCATTTGCAGCATTAGGGAAGATCGCGCTTCCACCGGCCACGGCTGAGCAATCTCCACCGACGCAAGCAGAGCCGGCCCCAAACAAACACCGCGGACGGGTGGATATCATCAGACAGACCGCTCATCGAGGGGGAAAGACCGTCACCGTGGTGACAGGTTTTGTCGGAATCAGCCAGGCTGAAAAAGAACGGCTCGCAAAGAATATTCAGACAGCCTGCGGAACCGGTGGGACAGTCAAAGAGGGACGGATTGAGATTCAGGGTGACCAGCGAGAGCTGATCGCGCGCATCTTAACAGACGCCGGATTTCGCCCGGTGTTTGCCGGCGGCTGA
- a CDS encoding S8 family serine peptidase, which yields MTRVGLYSLVALSALWCVWANAETTRITRPDQGLTAISGGQKMHARYKDGEVIVKFRDGASAATIAAAETKTGTQAIKSFIGGSHRLHHLKLGKGVSVEAAIATYRQDPAVEYAEPNYIYELAGIPNDSLFSQLWGLHNTGQTVRGVTGTAGADIHAVEAWDITTGSSNVIIAVIDTGIAYDHPDLAPNMWTNPGEIPNDGIDNDGNGYVDDYYGYDFSNNDSDPMDVVHFPTGMLGHGTALSGTMAAAGNNSLGITGVMQTAKLMALKAGSGVAFEHVTAAGFIPAGNYAIAKGARVINASFGRLGGACSQAEYNMLSAANAAGIMVLAAAGNDAQDNDLVPWYPAQYSVATPCGPALPNVIAVAATNQNDGLSYFSSFGATSVQIAAPGTEETYTTYPTQNVTNILLHTFDSNPGGLGYIFSGTNNGWAFTDAQAVSPPYSLTDSPGGNYLNSTNSFATGPVFSTASRHGCLLIGDVRLASAGNGDGILVQASGDGGTTWTIGNKFTSSSAGLFRSRPLEEIRDDNLSARFRINFFSDAAGTDDGAYLDNLRVDCVSGPPSGVTDYGFLGGTSSATAHVTGVVGLLLSANPTLTVAQIRNAIINTGDVLPALAGKTLTGRRLNARAALDSIGTFAVTVNKAGTGLGAVTSAPNGINCGATCNFQFPAGASATLTATPAAGSVFSGWSGGGCTGIGTCSLSTTASVTATFTLAPPAPFTVTVSKSGAGSGTVTSAPQGNSGGINCGVTCTDQFSQGTTVTLTATPAAGSVFSGWNGGNCVGTGTCQVTGDATVTATFTLPPPPNTFNVLVATVGAGSGTVTSTPAGINCGATCNGNFQDGTIVTLAATANSGSTFTGWSGGGCTGVGPCAVNTAATVTALFDGPVSSGGGGSQGSSGGGGGCTIAPVGSNDAFMPSLLLLTLGALCWRARSRDC from the coding sequence GTGACGAGGGTAGGCCTATACTCGCTCGTAGCACTTTCCGCGCTCTGGTGTGTCTGGGCCAATGCAGAAACTACTCGCATCACTCGACCAGATCAGGGCCTCACGGCCATTTCTGGCGGTCAGAAAATGCATGCCCGCTACAAGGACGGAGAAGTGATCGTCAAGTTCCGCGACGGAGCATCGGCTGCCACCATTGCAGCTGCCGAGACAAAGACTGGCACGCAGGCGATAAAGTCGTTCATCGGAGGCTCCCATCGGTTGCATCATCTCAAGCTGGGGAAAGGAGTCTCAGTCGAAGCTGCTATTGCGACCTATCGGCAAGACCCCGCGGTCGAGTATGCCGAACCAAACTATATCTATGAACTCGCAGGCATTCCCAATGACTCGCTGTTCAGCCAGTTATGGGGGCTTCATAACACGGGCCAGACGGTTCGAGGTGTGACGGGTACTGCTGGCGCCGACATTCATGCGGTTGAAGCCTGGGACATTACCACCGGTAGTTCAAACGTCATTATCGCCGTCATAGATACAGGAATCGCCTACGACCATCCAGACCTTGCGCCTAATATGTGGACAAACCCTGGAGAAATACCGAATGACGGTATTGATAACGACGGAAACGGTTACGTGGATGATTACTATGGGTATGACTTTTCCAATAACGATAGCGACCCGATGGACGTAGTGCACTTTCCCACTGGCATGCTGGGGCATGGGACGGCGTTGTCAGGCACTATGGCAGCGGCGGGGAATAATAGTCTCGGCATAACCGGCGTCATGCAGACAGCAAAACTCATGGCTCTCAAAGCGGGAAGCGGGGTAGCGTTTGAACACGTGACAGCCGCCGGGTTCATTCCTGCAGGCAACTATGCAATTGCAAAGGGCGCCCGCGTAATCAATGCGAGTTTTGGAAGGCTTGGGGGAGCGTGCAGTCAGGCAGAATACAACATGCTGAGTGCCGCCAACGCGGCGGGCATTATGGTCCTTGCTGCAGCCGGTAACGATGCTCAGGACAACGATCTGGTGCCATGGTACCCGGCGCAGTACAGCGTGGCGACTCCGTGCGGGCCTGCTCTGCCGAACGTCATCGCGGTGGCTGCGACGAACCAGAACGACGGCCTGTCGTATTTTTCGAGCTTTGGCGCGACATCCGTTCAAATCGCAGCGCCGGGGACTGAAGAAACCTATACGACCTATCCGACGCAGAATGTGACCAACATCCTTTTACACACATTTGATTCGAACCCAGGCGGGCTTGGGTATATCTTCAGTGGTACCAATAATGGTTGGGCCTTCACCGATGCGCAAGCTGTAAGTCCTCCATACAGCCTCACGGACAGTCCGGGGGGCAACTATTTAAACAGTACCAATTCATTTGCCACGGGTCCGGTCTTTAGTACGGCTAGTCGACATGGCTGTCTGCTGATCGGCGATGTGCGCCTGGCTTCTGCCGGCAATGGTGACGGTATCCTGGTGCAGGCTTCCGGAGATGGAGGCACAACCTGGACAATCGGGAACAAGTTTACCTCCTCCTCGGCCGGCTTATTCAGGAGCCGTCCCCTGGAAGAAATACGCGATGACAACCTGTCCGCTCGCTTCCGGATCAACTTTTTCTCGGACGCTGCTGGCACAGATGACGGTGCGTATCTTGACAACCTGCGTGTTGACTGCGTGTCGGGTCCCCCCTCTGGAGTGACGGACTATGGTTTCCTGGGCGGCACGTCGTCGGCCACGGCGCACGTGACGGGTGTCGTGGGGCTCCTCCTGTCTGCCAATCCAACCTTAACCGTGGCGCAGATCCGCAATGCCATCATCAATACCGGCGATGTGCTCCCCGCGCTGGCCGGTAAGACGCTGACGGGTCGCCGACTCAATGCCCGCGCGGCGCTCGATAGTATCGGCACGTTTGCCGTCACTGTGAATAAGGCGGGGACTGGTTTGGGGGCGGTCACATCGGCACCGAACGGGATCAACTGCGGCGCTACCTGCAATTTCCAGTTTCCCGCAGGAGCGAGCGCAACGCTGACGGCTACTCCTGCGGCCGGATCAGTGTTCTCCGGATGGAGCGGGGGCGGGTGCACCGGTATCGGTACGTGCTCATTGTCCACGACCGCTAGTGTGACAGCCACCTTCACGTTGGCGCCGCCGGCACCGTTTACTGTGACGGTGTCCAAGAGCGGGGCCGGAAGCGGAACCGTGACGTCTGCGCCGCAAGGGAATAGTGGGGGTATCAACTGCGGAGTGACCTGTACGGATCAATTCAGCCAAGGCACGACAGTAACGCTTACCGCGACCCCTGCCGCCGGGTCTGTGTTCTCCGGGTGGAACGGGGGCAATTGTGTCGGTACTGGAACTTGTCAGGTCACCGGGGATGCGACGGTGACAGCAACCTTCACACTTCCTCCGCCGCCGAATACCTTCAATGTTTTGGTGGCAACGGTGGGAGCCGGATCAGGAACAGTCACGTCAACACCGGCTGGAATTAACTGTGGTGCGACCTGCAACGGTAACTTCCAGGATGGCACTATTGTGACTCTTGCGGCGACCGCAAACTCCGGCTCTACATTTACTGGTTGGAGC
- a CDS encoding VF530 family protein, with amino-acid sequence MEQPPPTSHPRDPLHGITLEMIITQLVERHGWEELGRRLPVRCFLNNPSIKSSLTFLRKTPWARERLELMYIVERT; translated from the coding sequence ATGGAACAGCCGCCGCCCACGTCTCATCCGCGCGATCCCTTGCACGGGATCACACTGGAAATGATCATCACCCAACTGGTCGAGCGCCACGGGTGGGAAGAATTGGGCCGGCGGCTCCCCGTGCGCTGTTTCCTCAACAACCCCAGCATCAAATCCAGCCTCACGTTTCTGCGCAAAACGCCCTGGGCGCGCGAGCGGCTGGAATTGATGTACATCGTGGAACGGACATGA
- the ychF gene encoding redox-regulated ATPase YchF: protein MSVKCGIVGLPNVGKSTLFNALTKSGIAAENYPFCTIEPNIGIVEVPDARMQALADIVKPQRMQYATTEFVDIAGLVAGASKGEGLGNQFLATIRETDGIVNVVRCFEDDNVIHVSGKVDPLSDIGTIVTELALADLTTVEKAQEKNLKAVRAGDKDAAKLGELLPLVAACLNEGKPARTMKLDPAQRALLKPLCLMTMKPVMYVANVSEKGFTNNPLLTRVEEYAAKEGAPVVAICAALESEIAVLSDEEKKEFLADTGMTEPGLNRLIRAAYQLLGLQTYFTAGVKEVRAWTIHVGDTAPQAAGVIHGDFEKGFIRAEVIGYDDYIACKGEAGAKEKGKMRLEGKEYVVQDGDVMHFRFNV, encoded by the coding sequence ATGAGTGTGAAATGTGGAATCGTCGGGCTGCCCAATGTGGGCAAGTCTACCTTGTTCAATGCGCTGACCAAGTCGGGGATCGCCGCGGAAAATTATCCGTTCTGCACGATCGAGCCGAATATCGGCATCGTAGAAGTCCCGGATGCGCGCATGCAGGCGCTGGCGGATATCGTCAAGCCGCAACGCATGCAATATGCCACCACCGAATTTGTGGACATCGCCGGATTGGTGGCCGGCGCCTCGAAAGGTGAAGGGTTGGGAAACCAATTCCTCGCAACGATTCGTGAAACCGACGGCATTGTCAATGTCGTGCGCTGCTTCGAAGACGACAATGTCATTCACGTGTCCGGCAAAGTCGATCCGCTGTCCGACATCGGAACGATTGTAACCGAGCTGGCTCTCGCCGACCTCACCACCGTAGAAAAAGCTCAGGAGAAGAACCTGAAAGCCGTCCGCGCCGGCGACAAAGACGCTGCGAAGCTGGGCGAATTGCTCCCGCTGGTCGCCGCCTGCCTGAACGAAGGCAAACCGGCGCGCACGATGAAACTGGACCCGGCGCAACGCGCCTTGCTGAAACCGCTCTGCCTGATGACGATGAAGCCGGTGATGTACGTGGCCAATGTCTCGGAAAAGGGCTTCACGAACAATCCCCTCCTGACCCGCGTGGAGGAATATGCCGCGAAAGAAGGGGCGCCGGTCGTGGCGATTTGCGCCGCGCTGGAGTCAGAGATCGCCGTGCTCTCGGATGAAGAAAAGAAAGAATTTCTCGCCGACACCGGCATGACGGAACCGGGGCTCAACCGTTTGATTCGCGCCGCGTATCAACTCTTGGGCTTACAGACCTACTTTACGGCTGGCGTGAAGGAAGTACGTGCCTGGACCATTCATGTCGGCGATACCGCCCCGCAGGCCGCCGGTGTCATCCACGGCGACTTCGAAAAGGGCTTTATTCGCGCCGAGGTGATCGGTTACGACGACTATATCGCCTGCAAAGGAGAAGCGGGGGCGAAAGAAAAAGGCAAGATGCGGCTGGAAGGCAAGGAGTACGTCGTCCAAGACGGCGACGTCATGCACTTCCGGTTCAATGTCTAG
- a CDS encoding DNA polymerase domain-containing protein has product MMSGLLSRRLTGWLLDAYPVYDGMAIWILGDEGIRCRVVDPYHPSFYLAGSSTDLAAAWRLLTDRRISYRVNRVQRRELWSADTIPVCDVSILQPTRFREAVKRLMEDVPELHFYHADVGLPQRYFYDRGLFPLCRCEVEITADAIVRTIAASESPWETDYRLPPLRIMEFLLEGASPNPNHGGVVQLAVRVEGEERVLNGDDPAEFLQTVEALLQRHDPDILLTDWGDSYILPRLLRMSAQMRMSLSLNRDPAHAIGTRAPRSYVSYGRVLAHAGERTLYGRLHLDRRNSFALSETGLAGLFEQSRVTKVPIQQMARTTTGTGITSMQLEQAHRAGVLIPYRKQQAEEFKTGVEFLETDQGGLTYAPISGYHEGVGELDFASMYPTIMTRFNVSPETVNCRCCAEDPAARVPEIAHHTCRISQGLIPRTLAPLLAKRAQYKQQLKTTPDDAMRQIIDQRQTALKWLLVVSFGYLGYKNARFGRIEAHEAVTAYSREVLLRAKEIAESQGFRFLHAIVDSLWLQKRGAGRDDYDRLAADISTQTELPIVVEGLYRWIGFLPSRVNPRMPVHNQFVGLFDNGRMKVRGLEVRRSDAPLIVKRFQSEVLQRMGQGQTIAELRRQIPEIEALTEDYCRYLREGRASIEEVAIGKTLTQAPERYRHATQTSIAAKELQRRGVPVQPGETIHYVISQSKAALPEDRVRAVAGGDGTIAYDIDAYVTLIQKAVSVLLTPLRMNCAR; this is encoded by the coding sequence ATGATGTCCGGTCTTCTCTCCCGCCGCCTGACGGGGTGGCTCCTTGATGCCTATCCTGTCTACGATGGCATGGCGATCTGGATTCTCGGCGACGAGGGAATCCGCTGCCGTGTGGTCGATCCCTATCATCCGTCGTTCTATCTCGCCGGGTCATCAACTGATCTTGCCGCAGCCTGGCGCCTCCTCACGGACCGGCGAATCTCCTATCGGGTGAACCGCGTCCAGCGCCGTGAGCTCTGGTCGGCTGACACGATTCCGGTCTGCGACGTGTCGATTCTGCAGCCGACCAGATTCCGCGAGGCGGTGAAACGGCTCATGGAGGATGTGCCAGAACTGCATTTCTATCATGCCGATGTCGGGTTACCGCAGCGTTATTTCTATGATCGCGGACTCTTTCCCCTTTGCCGTTGTGAAGTCGAGATCACGGCCGATGCGATCGTGCGGACCATTGCTGCGAGCGAGTCGCCCTGGGAAACGGATTATCGTCTGCCGCCTCTCCGGATCATGGAGTTTCTCTTGGAGGGGGCTTCTCCGAATCCGAATCATGGCGGGGTGGTCCAGTTGGCGGTCCGAGTCGAGGGCGAGGAGCGAGTTCTTAATGGAGACGATCCGGCGGAATTTCTCCAGACCGTCGAGGCCCTGCTGCAGCGGCATGATCCGGATATCCTGCTGACCGATTGGGGAGACTCCTACATTCTGCCTCGCCTGTTGCGAATGTCAGCGCAGATGCGTATGTCGCTGAGCTTGAATCGTGATCCGGCTCATGCGATCGGCACTCGCGCACCGCGCTCCTATGTGTCGTACGGCCGGGTGCTGGCTCACGCCGGCGAGCGGACGCTCTATGGCCGGCTCCACCTCGATCGGCGGAACTCCTTCGCCTTGTCAGAGACCGGCCTGGCCGGGCTGTTCGAGCAATCGCGCGTCACGAAAGTGCCGATTCAGCAGATGGCCCGCACGACCACCGGGACCGGGATTACGTCCATGCAACTCGAGCAGGCCCATCGGGCGGGAGTTCTCATTCCCTATCGCAAACAGCAGGCGGAGGAATTCAAGACCGGGGTGGAGTTTCTGGAGACGGATCAGGGGGGACTGACCTATGCGCCGATCTCCGGTTATCACGAAGGCGTCGGCGAGCTGGATTTCGCCTCGATGTATCCCACGATCATGACCCGCTTCAATGTGTCGCCGGAGACGGTCAATTGCCGATGTTGCGCGGAGGATCCAGCCGCGCGCGTGCCGGAGATCGCCCATCACACCTGCCGGATCTCGCAGGGGTTGATTCCCCGGACGCTGGCTCCGCTCCTCGCCAAACGGGCGCAGTATAAACAGCAGCTCAAGACGACGCCCGATGACGCGATGCGGCAGATCATCGATCAGCGCCAGACGGCGCTGAAGTGGCTGCTGGTCGTGTCATTCGGCTACCTCGGGTACAAGAATGCGCGCTTCGGGAGAATCGAAGCGCATGAGGCGGTCACGGCCTATAGCCGCGAGGTGCTGCTGCGCGCCAAAGAAATTGCCGAGTCGCAGGGGTTTCGTTTTCTGCACGCCATCGTCGATTCGCTCTGGCTGCAGAAGCGGGGCGCCGGGCGAGACGACTACGACCGGTTGGCCGCTGACATCAGTACGCAAACAGAATTGCCGATTGTCGTCGAAGGCCTGTATCGGTGGATCGGCTTTCTTCCGTCGCGCGTCAATCCGCGCATGCCGGTACACAATCAGTTCGTCGGACTGTTCGACAACGGGCGAATGAAAGTGCGCGGACTCGAAGTGCGGCGATCCGATGCCCCGCTCATTGTGAAACGGTTTCAATCGGAGGTGTTGCAGCGGATGGGGCAGGGGCAGACGATTGCGGAGTTGCGGAGACAAATTCCGGAGATCGAGGCATTGACCGAGGACTATTGCCGGTATTTGCGCGAGGGGCGCGCGTCGATTGAAGAGGTGGCGATCGGGAAGACGTTGACGCAAGCGCCGGAGCGCTATCGCCATGCGACGCAGACCAGTATTGCGGCAAAAGAGCTCCAGCGTCGCGGTGTGCCGGTCCAACCGGGAGAGACGATTCACTACGTGATCAGCCAGAGTAAGGCGGCGCTACCAGAAGATCGCGTGCGCGCCGTGGCCGGAGGCGACGGCACCATTGCCTACGATATCGACGCCTATGTGACATTGATTCAGAAGGCCGTCTCGGTGTTGCTTACTCCCTTGCGTATGAACTGCGCAAGGTGA
- the lexA gene encoding transcriptional repressor LexA: MKSNDLKRIREGLGLTQQQLAEALSTTRVSVARYEAGMRRIPGMVRVALEQLQRRAEIPMAGIVAAGSPIEPVPQSDLIDVPPSMLRGGDTFALRVKGESMKDDGILPGDLVIVRKQAHARNGQTVVALVNQDATIKTYFKKETHIELHPANAAMQPIIVGPNDHFHIEGLLIGVIRHCAI; this comes from the coding sequence ATGAAATCAAACGATCTGAAGCGGATTCGAGAAGGATTGGGGCTGACGCAGCAGCAATTGGCTGAGGCGTTGAGCACGACCCGTGTGTCGGTGGCGCGGTACGAAGCCGGAATGCGCCGAATTCCCGGGATGGTGCGTGTGGCGTTAGAGCAGCTTCAGCGCCGGGCGGAAATTCCCATGGCGGGAATCGTGGCGGCCGGATCGCCGATTGAACCCGTGCCGCAATCCGATCTGATCGATGTCCCGCCGAGCATGTTGCGCGGGGGTGATACGTTTGCGCTGCGCGTGAAAGGGGAGTCGATGAAAGATGACGGTATTCTGCCGGGCGATCTGGTGATCGTGCGCAAGCAGGCGCATGCGCGCAACGGGCAGACGGTCGTCGCATTGGTGAATCAGGACGCGACGATCAAAACCTACTTCAAGAAAGAGACTCACATCGAACTGCATCCGGCCAATGCGGCGATGCAGCCGATCATAGTCGGGCCGAACGATCACTTCCATATCGAAGGACTGTTGATCGGCGTGATTCGCCACTGTGCGATTTAG